From one Musa acuminata AAA Group cultivar baxijiao chromosome BXJ2-6, Cavendish_Baxijiao_AAA, whole genome shotgun sequence genomic stretch:
- the LOC135614474 gene encoding leucine-rich repeat receptor protein kinase HPCA1-like has product MSLQLRYLVIVLILNLWSSCISAETLPDEALALQSLASKWQPSPGNWAGSDPCGSNWVGINCSNSHIIYIVLSGLSISGSLSDEIQNLPELVHLDLSFNPGLGGPIPRTIGNLVKLRRLILVGCSFSGFIPPELGKLSRLAFLSLNSNKLRGSIPGELGNLSSLIWFDITDNEISGSIPVSDGTNLGLDMLKKCQHFHFGKNNLSGPIPPELFQSNTSVRHVLFDSNKLTGSIPETIGVVDTLEALRLDRNQLTGAVPSNLNNLTKLAELQLSNNQLSGPLPNLTGMDALAYVDLSNNSFDVSDVPPWFSTLPSLTTLMLEFLKVSGQIPASLFGFPQMQKARLRSNLINGTLDLGSQYSKQLTLIDVQDNRVQELYYGGYSNELLLEGNPYCDQQGSVSKYCDVAQQSNPAATYSTPMQNCGASVCTSDQEMSPNCICSYPFEGTIVFRFLTFSNTENYTYYQTLERYLYGSFQDNQVPVGSLSLQNPKINLYNYFEVDMWIFPSSKVHFDEPEVVLLANLFSNTTFKAPPGFGPYYFIAKPYPSFAESGSKSKNAGLIAGITVGGLLLASVLAGLIIFGIRRRRRKVKKATEQSLPSGSWYPSQSGSGVPQLKGSRLFSFEELTKCTNNFSEANVLGTGSYGKVYRGALDDGQLIAVKRAQQGSLQGEHEFKTEIEMLSRVHHRNLVGLVGFCFDHNEQILVYEYIPNGSLRDSLSGKSGVHLDWKKRLRIALDAARGLTYLHELANPRIIHRDVKSNNILLDHHLNAKVSDFGLCKPLNDDLKGYITTQVKGTMGYLDPEYYMTQHLTEKSDVYSFGVLLLELVTARKPIERGRFIVREVRNAINKSPDLHDLRELLDPAVCMNSTLPGLDRFVELAMKCVEDSSADRPWMSEVAKEIENIMVLAGMNPYIASESNSASFGGERRSHPYQSDASFDYSGGPYSPKVEPK; this is encoded by the exons ATGTCTCTGCAACTGAGGTATCTGGTGATAGTGCTGATCCTAAACCTTTGGAGTTCATGCATTTCAGCAGAAACACTTCCTGATGAAG CTCTTGCTCTACAAAGCCTGGCTAGTAAGTGGCAGCCCAGTCCTGGAAACTGGGCAGGCTCAGATCCCTGTGGCAGTAACTGGGTTGGAATCAACTGTTCCAATTCCCACATCATCTACAT AGTGCTATCTGGGTTGAGCATCAGTGGGAGCCTCTCTGACGAGATCCAAAACCTGCCCGAGTTGGTGCACTT GGACCTCTCATTCAATCCAGGATTGGGTGGACCAATTCCCAGAACCATCGGGAACTTGGTGAAGCTGAGAAGATT GATCCTTGTTGGTTGCAGCTTCAGTGGCTTCATTCCGCCGGAGTTGGGAAAGCTTTCACGTCTGGCGTTTCT ATCTCTGAACTCCAACAAGTTACGTGGATCCATTCCTGGAGAGCTCGGGAATCTGTCATCGTTGATCTGGTTTGATATCACAGACAACGAGATCTCTGGTTCTATCCCTGTCTCCGATGGCACAAACCTTGGCCTGGACATGCTCAAGAAATGCCAGCATTT CCATTTTGGAAAGAACAATTTATCCGGCCCCATTCCACCTGAACTCTTCCAATCAAATACCAGTGTTCGCCATGT GCTCTTTGATAGCAACAAATTGACAGGCAGCATTCCGGAAACCATAGGAGTCGTGGATACTTTGGAAGCTTT GCGGCTTGACAGGAATCAATTGACTGGAGCTGTTCCTTCCAACCTCAATAACCTGACCAAACTTGCAGAACT GCAACTATCAAACAACCAGCTCAGTGGCCCCTTGCCGAACCTTACAGGAATGGATGCGCTTGCCTATGT GGATTTGAGCAACAACTCATTTGATGTATCAGATGTTCCACCTTGGTTCTCCACCTTGCCATCATTGACGACCCT AATGTTGGAGTTCTTGAAGGTTTCAGGGCAAATACCGGCATCTCTTTTCGGCTTTCCCCAAATGCAGAAGGC ACGGCTGAGGAGCAACCTCATCAATGGCACACTGGACCTGGGCAGTCAATACAGCAAGCAGCTTACTCTTATCGATGTGCAGGACAATAGGGTTCAAGAACTGTATTATGGAGGGTACTCTAATGAACTGCT ACTTGAAGGTAATCCTTACTGCGATCAACAAGGATCAGTAAGCAAGTACTGCGATGTTGCACAGCAATCGAATCCGGCAGCCACGTATTCGACTCCCATGCAAAACTGTGGAGCCAGTGTCTGCACCTCAGATCAGGAGATGAGCCCCAATTGCATCTGTTCATACCCATTTGAGGGCACCATTGTTTTCAGATTCTTGACCTTCTCCAATACAGAGAACTACACATACTATCAGACTCTAGAGAGATATCTTTACGGGTCATTTCAGGACAACCAGGTTCCTGTCGGCTCCCTGTCCCTGCAAAACCCAAAAATAAATCTCTACAATTACTTCGAAGTTGATATGTGGATCTTCCCTTCTAGCAAAGTTCACTTTGATGAGCCTGAGGTTGTTCTACTTGCAAACCTATTCAGCAACACCACTTTCAAGGCTCCTCCTGGTTTTGGGCCTTATTATTTCATTGCCAAACCATATCCAAGTTTTGCTG AATCAGGTTCGAAATCGAAAAATGCAGGTTTGATCGCAGGAATTACAGTTGGAGGATTGCTACTAGCCTCTGTGCTAGCAGGTTTGATCATTTTcggaattcgacgacgacgaAGAAAGGTTAAGAAGGCCACAGAACAAAGTCTGCCTTCTG GATCATGGTATCCTAGCCAAAGTGGCAGCGGCGTCCCACAGCTGAAAGGATCAAGATTGTTTTCGTTTGAAGAACTAACCAAGTGCACGAACAACTTCTCAGAAGCGAATGTGCTCGGGACCGGAAGCTATGGAAAA GTTTACCGAGGAGCACTGGATGATGGGCAACTGATTGCTGTAAAGAGAGCTCAACAAGGATCTTTGCAGGGTGAACATGAATTCAAGACTGAGATAGAGATGTTGAGCAGAGTCCATCACAGGAACCTTGTGGGCCTTGTTGGCTTCTGCTTCGACCACAATGAACAGATACTGGTGTATGAGTACATCCCTAATGGCTCGCTAAGAGATAGTCTTTCAG GGAAATCTGGAGTTCACTTGGATTGGAAGAAGAGACTACGAATAGCACTCGATGCAGCCAGAGGTCTCACCTACCTGCACGAGCTCGCAAACCCCAGAATAATCCATAGGGATGTCAAGTCCAACAACATCCTTCTCGACCACCATCTCAACGCAAAGGTTTCTGATTTCGGTCTCTGCAAACCACTGAACGACGACTTGAAAGGCTACATCACCACGCAAGTAAAAGGCACGATG GGATACTTGGATCCTGAGTACTACATGACCCAGCACTTGACGGAGAAGAgcgacgtgtacagcttcggcGTTCTGCTGTTGGAGCTTGTGACGGCGAGGAAGCCGATAGAGCGTGGGAGATTCATCGTGAGGGAGGTGAGGAACGCCATCAACAAGTCGCCGGACCTGCACGACCTCCGTGAGCTTCTCGATCCTGCCGTCTGCATGAACAGCACGCTGCCGGGACTCGATCGATTCGTGGAGTTGGCGATGAAGTGCGTGGAGGATTCGAGCGCCGACCGGCCATGGATGAGCGAGGTGGCGAAGGAGATCGAGAACATCATGGTGTTGGCCGGCATGAACCCGTACATTGCATCTGAATCAAACTCTGCAAGCTTCGGAGGGGAACGCAGGAGCCATCCTTACCAAAGTGATGCTTCCTTTGACTACAGCGGTGGGCCGTACTCACCAAAAGTGGAGCCCAAGTGA